The Elusimicrobiota bacterium DNA window TCACGTTCGCCAATTACGCTTCGGGACTCTATCTCCTCTTGCGCGCCTGCTCGCTCCAGGCCCTTCCGGCGGCTCTCGGCGCATTGGCGGTCGCCTTAGGCTCCAACCTGAAGAGCCTGCTCGAGGCTTTCGGCGCGGCCTTCCAAAATATTCCTTATAACGCCTGGGCCGTCTCGCGGGTCATCAGCAATACCATCAACGAATTCCCGTTCTGGTCCTTCACCTTGGGCGACCTGCACCCCCACTTCCTGGCCCTGCCTCTTTTCGTCCTTCTTCTGACATTCACGGCGGCTCTGATCCTGCAAGGACCCGAGGAAAGTAAGAACGGCGAATACCTCTGGGCCGCGGCCGCCGGGATGCTGACGGGGTTCGTCTGGGGCGCCAACACCTGGGAAACGCCGATCTTCCTCGGCGTCGCTTGGTTCGCTGTCCTCCTGACGCATCGGAAACGGCCCCTGACCCGAAGCATCCTCATCTGCGCCGGCGTCGCTTTGGCCGCGCTTTTGACGGCTTCGCCTCTTTTTCGGGCCCGGAGCCAATTGCCGCTGGAATTCGGCTGGGTGCGCCAACGCAGTTCCGCCGCGGAACTCTCCCAAGTCTTCGGCCTCTTCCTGCTGCCCTTGGCGGCCCACTTCTGGGCCCGGTGGGCCAAGCGCCCCTCCTCCCCAATGATCCATGGCCTGGCGGCCAGCCTGTTCTTGTTCCCGTTCCTCGTCCGGTCAGGCCTTATCTTGGTCTCGCTCCTGGCCGCGCTGGCGGCCGTCTCGCTCTGGCTGGAGCCGGAAGGAAGAACGCGCCTGGGGCTCATCTTCGCCCTCGCCGGCCTTGGCATACTCCTGGTCTGCGAGCTTTTCCACTTGGCCGACGTCTACGGCGACGCGCGCGAGCGGATGAACACCGTCTTCAAATTCTACATGCCGGCCTGGACCTTGCTCGGATCGGCCGCCGTGCTGTTCCTGAGCGACTTCAAAAGCAGGCTCCGCAAGAGCGCCGCGGCGGTCTTGGTGTGCTCTTGGGGTCTGGCCTTGAGCGCCCATGCCGCCTTCGGACTTTCCGTTCGGACCGCAGGGTTCCGCAGCCCGGAGGCCTTGGACGGCCTGGCCCAGTTGAGGGCGGTCGCGCCGGGAGATGCCGCGCTCGTCAGCTGGATGCAGGAGCGGGCGAAGGAGGGCCGGCTTTCCGGAGTCCTCCTGGAAGCCGTCGGCCCCGCCTACTCGTACTTCACCCGATTCTCTTCGCTCTCCGGCTTGCCTTCTTATCTCGGCTGGGAGGACCACCTCTTCGTGCGCTACCGCGGGCATCCCGGGACCGGGGAGCGCTCGCGCAAGGCCGCGGAGATATTCAGCGGCGCTTTGCTCCTCGATGGGGCCAAGGATTGCCGGCCTTTAAGAGCCGTCCTGCGGGGAGAATCCATTTCTTACGTCGCCGTCGGCAGTCTGGAGAGGAGCCGATATCCTCCGCCGGGGCTCGCGGCGCTGAGGTCCTGCCTGTATCCGCTCTATGAGAAAGACGGGACGGCGCTCCTGGCCGTCTCCGGAGGAACGCATGGGGGCTGAAATCCGCCTGACCGTGGTCATGCCGGTTTATAATGAGCAAGGCTGCATCGCCTCCGTCTGCGGGGAGTGGCTCTCTCTCCTCGAGGTCTATCCGGGCGGGAGGCTGGTCGTGATAGACGACGGGTCGACCGATCGGACCGGCGGCCTCCTGGACGGGCTCGCCGTCGCGGAGCCCCGATTGTGCGTGGTCCACCAGCCGAACGCGGGGCACGGGGCGGCGCTGCGGACCGCCTACCAGCGAGCGCTCTCGACCGGCTGCGATTGGGTCTTCCAGGTCGACAGCGACGGGCAGTTCTCTCCGGGAGACTTCGCGAAGCTCTGGGCGCGCCGCGGCGAGTCGGATTTTGTCACAGGCTTGCGCCAGGAGCGGCATGATCCTTGGCAGCGGCTGGTCATCACGCGCCTCTTGCGCCTGGTCATCCTCCTCGTCTTCGGCGTACGGCTCGAAGACAGCAACATCCCGTTCCGCCTCATGCGCGCCCAATTCCTGGAACGGCTCTTGGCGGAACTGCCCCCCGGCGTCTTCGCGCCGAACATCTTCCTGGCGGTGCTGGCGGCCAAGGCGGGCTGCCCGCTTCTGGAGATACCCGTCGCTCACCTGAGCCGGGGCACGGGCGAAGTCAGCATCCGGGGCTGGAAGCTCTTGGGGCATTGCCTGCGTTCGCTGCGCGAGCTTGCGGACTTCCGCTCGCGGTTGCCGGGAGCCCTGGAGAGATTGCGCGCGGGGAGACATGCCTAGGCGCTCCGAGCTCGGCCGCGTCGCCATCATCGGGGCCGGCCCCGCGGGGCTGGGCGCCGCTTTTCGGCTCAAGGAGCTCGGGCACGAGGATTTCGTCATCTACGAAAGCTCCGCCTTCGTCGGCGGACTGGCCGCCAGCGCTGTCGACGACAAGGGCTTCACCTGGGATATCGGAGGGCACGTCCAGTTCTCCCATTACGCCTACTTCGACCGCGTCATGGACTCCGTCCTCGCTGCCGACGAATGGCTGCACCACCAGAGGGAGTCTTGGGTCTGGATCCGGGGGCGCTTCGTCCCGTACCCGTTCCAATACAATATCCGGCGTCTTCCTCAGGAAGAGCTGGACCGCTGCCTGAGGGGCCTCGAAGAGTTGCACCGGCATCCTTTCCAGGGCACTCCCGCGCATTTTGGCGAGTGGGTGCTGGCGACCTTCGGTGCAGGCATGGCCGATCTGTTCATGACGCCCTACAACCTCAAGGTGTGGGCCTACCCGTTGGCGGAGCTCTCCTACGGCTGGGTCGGGGAACGGGTCGCCGTGACGGACTTGGGGCGGGTCCGGGAGAACATCCGCATCGGCAAAGATGACACCGGTTGGGGGCCCAACAATACCTTCCGTTTTCCGCGGCGGGGAGGGACCGGAGCCATCTGGACCCGGGTCGCCGACAGGATCGGCGCCGATCGCATCCGTCTCCAGACTCCGGTCTCGGCCGTCCGAGCGGCGAGAAAGGAATTGGTCCTGGGAAGCGGAGCCCGCGAGAGCTTCGACGCGATCCTCAATACGAGCCCCTTGGATCGTTTCGCGCCGATGGTCGAAGACCTGTCTCCGGAGGTGCGCGAGGCCGCGTCAGGGCTCCGCCATTCCGGCGCGCACATCGTGGGCGTCGGCCTGCGCGGAAAGCCTCGCGCCGAGCTGGCGCCCAAATGTTGGATGTACTTCCCGGAGGATGACTGCCCGTTCTATCGGGTCACGGTCTTCTCGAACTATTCTCCCGAGAACGTCCCCGATATCGGGAAGTATTGGTCGTTGATGGCCGAGACGAGCGAGTCGCCCCGAAAGCCCGTGCGTCCCGACTCTGTCGTGGAGGAGACGGTCCGAGGCCTCCTCGCCACGGGGCTCATCGAGTCCCGCGGTCAGATCGAGAGCCTCTGGACCCGCCACGCCCCCTATGGCTACCCGACGCCGTCGCTCGGCCGCGACGCGATCCTCGACCGGGTCCACCCGGCCCTGGAAGCCCTCGGGATATCCTCGCGCGGGCGGTTCGGCGCCTGGAAATACGAGGCCAGCAACCAGGACCATTCCTTCATGCAGGGCGTCGAGTGGGTGGATCGGTTGTCGAGCGGAGCGCCCGAGCTGACTTTCCCTCACCCGGCGAAGGCTAACGCCGGGGTCGGCCGGTGAAAGCTTCACGCCAGAAGGCGCAGCCCGCGGAAGCTTCCCCGAGCTTCCCCCCCTGGTTGCCCCCGGCCCTGACGGCCTTCGTCGTCCTCCTCTGCTTCGCGCCGGCCTTGAAGGCCGGCTTCGTGGCCTGGGATGACGGCAAGAACTTCCTTGAGAACGCCGCCTACCGCGGATTAGGCTGGGCCCAACTCCGTTGGATGTTCACGACCTTCCACCTCGGCCATTACCAGCCGCTGAGCTGGGTGACCTTGGGCGCGGACTATCTGCTCTGGGGGATGAACGCCTCCGGTTATCACGCCACCAACATCCTGCTGCACGCGGCCAACGCCGTCGCCTTCTACTTCCTGAGCCTGCGGCTCCTGCGTTTGGGCGATGGACGGCGGGGCGCGGCTGAGCTGAGGGCAGGCGCGGCCTTCGCCGCCCTGCTCTTCGGCGTGCATCCTTTGCGAGTGGAATCGGTGGCTTGGGTCACCGAGCGCCGCGACGTCCTCTCGGGCCTATTCTTCCTGTTGACGCTCCACGGCTATCTGAAGGCCAACGATCCGGGCCGCGCTGCCGGGGCGAGAGCCCGCTGGTTCCTTGCCTCATTGACCTGTTACGCGCTTTCCTTGCTTTCCAAAGCGGCCGGCGTGACGCTGCCGCTCCTCCTCCTGCTCCTGGACATGTTCCCTCTGCGGCGCCTCGATGGCTCCCCGCTGCAGTGGCTCCGCCCGGAGAAGCGCGGCATCCTCATCGAGAAGATCCCGTTCTTCCTGATGGCCGCGGTCGCCGGGTCGCTGGCGGCCGCAGCTCAGCATCAGACCGGAGCCATGGACTCGCTGGCGCAATACGGGGTGGTGCCGCGCGCGATCCAGGCCGCTTGGGGGCTTTGCTTCTATCTCTACAAGACGCTCCTGCCTCTCCACCTGAACCCGCTCTACCGCTTCCCGGCTCATCCCGAAGCCTTCACCTGGAAGGCGGCGGCCAGCGCGGGAGCGGTGGCGGCATTGAGCGGCGCGGCCTTCGCGGTCCGGCGCAAGTGGCCCGCCGTCCCTGCGGCCTGGCTTTTCTATGTCTTGGTGCTGTTGCCGGTCCTGGGCATCGCCCAAAGCGGACCTCAATACACCGCCGATCGCTACAGCTACCTTTCCTGCCTGAGCTGGGCTCTCCTGGCGGGCGGCCTCCTGGCCCGGGGGCTGGAGACCGCAAGTCCCCCCCTGAAGAAGTCGCTCCTGGCGGCGGCTCTATTCTGCATCGCCGCGCTGAGCGGCCTGAGCTGGAGACAGACTGGAGTCTGGCTCGACTCGGATAGATTGTGGAGCCGCGTCCTGGCGCTCGATCCGGACGGCAAGCTCGCGCATTACAGCTACGGCACCTATCTCCAGAAGCAGGGACGTCTTGAAGAAGCTGTCCGCGAGCTCAACGAGGTCCTGCGCATCGACCCGAATCACGCCCAGGCCCTCAACAGCCTGAGCGTCGCCTTCGGCGACAAGGGGCGATTCGATGAGGCGGTGGCTTACATGCGCAAGGCCTTGCTGGAGAAGCCCGACGATGCCAAGTTCCATCACAACCTCGCAAGCCTGTTCCACCGGATGGGACGATTCCAGGAGGCAGTCGAGGAATACGGAACCGCCGTACGCCTGAGCCCCGACTTGGCCGAGTCCCACAACAACATGGCCGTAGTTCTGGAGGCGCAAGGGCGGTTCGATGAAGCCATCGGGCATTTCTTCCTGGCCATTCGGGCCAATCCGGGCTATTCGGCGGCCATCTTCAACCTGGGGAATCTCCTTTACAAAAGGGGCCGGCTCCCAGATGCGATCGCGCAATACGAGCGGCTCGCGCAGATCGCCCCCGATTTCCCGCAGGGCCACGCCAATCTGGGGATAGCCCTGGCGAACGCGGGACGTTTGGATGAAGCACTCGCGGAGACCGAGAAGGCCGTCCGATTGGACCCGAACCTGGTCGAGGCGCAAGCCAACCTTGGCGCCGCCCTCTTCCAGCGCGGACGCTTCATCGAAGCAGCGGAGCACTTCAGGAAAGTCGTCGAACTCAGACCCGGCTCGGGACCGGCTTGCAACAATCTCGGCGCCGCCCTTCTCAGGGCCGGCAAGACGGCGGAGGCGGCCGAGACCTTCCGATGCGCCTTAAGAGCCACGCCGCCAGTCCCGGAGGCCCGTGCGAACCTGGACCGGGCTCTGGACTTGCTCAAAAAAAGTCGTTAGCGCGCGGCAGAGGCCTCAGGACGGAAATCGTAGAGGTATATCGAGTTCCCCAGCCTCTCCATCGGGGTGTAACGGCCCAACCAGGAGCACTCCTGTCCTTTCGTCTTCAGGATATAGACGAGCAGATGCGCGCTCATCGCGTAGATAACCGGATTCGGAGAGCAGATCTCTGAATCAAGGATCCGCGGCAACTCCACCCCGTAGTCCTTTGGTCTCGCCGTTCCGTAATAAGCCAGTCGGACAGGCAGCCCAGGGTGGCCCTTCAGCCAGTCTCGAAGGCTGGGCAGGCCCTGTCCCCAGTCGATGTTGCAGTCGTCGAGGCAATAGATCCCGCCGGCCGGCCCACCGGCGATCTCGTTGAAATAAGTGAGATAGTGGGGCGCGGCCCGAGAGACAGAGACGGCCTGGAGCGCAAGGAGCCCGGCCAGGCCCGAGTACTTGACCGCGGGACTGAGTCTAAGGCGCACGGCCTGGGAAGCCAGCAGGATGAGGAAGGGATAGATCTGAAGTATGCGGCGCAGGCCCAGGTTGACTTTGTCGAAGCAGCTCGCAGTGACGAACAAGGCCACCGCACCGCCGGCCAAGAGGGCCGAGCGCCTATGGGCCGGGTCTTTGCTCATCACATAGCATCCGAGACCCGCCAACCCCAAGAGAGGCAACGGCGTCTTGATCGCCGCCGCGTAAAAATAATAGTACCACCAAGGCTTGTGAGAAAGCCGGCCGGCCATATAGAACAGGTAGTCCGGTCTGTTGACCGAATATATCTTGCCGAACCCCGCAAAGAAG harbors:
- a CDS encoding DUF2298 domain-containing protein, coding for MNPFLAAIAGGLLWYGLGLLFALCLWPLLRRFLPSSIAWGSARILGPYLVAWLALLPAALLGQAAFSRASCLAAAAACAAAAWAIGGTLRGGLEKEEFSEVLRFEGFYLPFLLSCCLFLPFMSSALPFGERMMDSSFVTGVWAQRSYPMQDPWLAGYPLRYYVFGYYPVWAVGFLSGQNPLVVYNMALAFTFANYASGLYLLLRACSLQALPAALGALAVALGSNLKSLLEAFGAAFQNIPYNAWAVSRVISNTINEFPFWSFTLGDLHPHFLALPLFVLLLTFTAALILQGPEESKNGEYLWAAAAGMLTGFVWGANTWETPIFLGVAWFAVLLTHRKRPLTRSILICAGVALAALLTASPLFRARSQLPLEFGWVRQRSSAAELSQVFGLFLLPLAAHFWARWAKRPSSPMIHGLAASLFLFPFLVRSGLILVSLLAALAAVSLWLEPEGRTRLGLIFALAGLGILLVCELFHLADVYGDARERMNTVFKFYMPAWTLLGSAAVLFLSDFKSRLRKSAAAVLVCSWGLALSAHAAFGLSVRTAGFRSPEALDGLAQLRAVAPGDAALVSWMQERAKEGRLSGVLLEAVGPAYSYFTRFSSLSGLPSYLGWEDHLFVRYRGHPGTGERSRKAAEIFSGALLLDGAKDCRPLRAVLRGESISYVAVGSLERSRYPPPGLAALRSCLYPLYEKDGTALLAVSGGTHGG
- a CDS encoding glycosyltransferase family 2 protein, whose product is MGAEIRLTVVMPVYNEQGCIASVCGEWLSLLEVYPGGRLVVIDDGSTDRTGGLLDGLAVAEPRLCVVHQPNAGHGAALRTAYQRALSTGCDWVFQVDSDGQFSPGDFAKLWARRGESDFVTGLRQERHDPWQRLVITRLLRLVILLVFGVRLEDSNIPFRLMRAQFLERLLAELPPGVFAPNIFLAVLAAKAGCPLLEIPVAHLSRGTGEVSIRGWKLLGHCLRSLRELADFRSRLPGALERLRAGRHA
- a CDS encoding FAD-dependent oxidoreductase, coding for MPRRSELGRVAIIGAGPAGLGAAFRLKELGHEDFVIYESSAFVGGLAASAVDDKGFTWDIGGHVQFSHYAYFDRVMDSVLAADEWLHHQRESWVWIRGRFVPYPFQYNIRRLPQEELDRCLRGLEELHRHPFQGTPAHFGEWVLATFGAGMADLFMTPYNLKVWAYPLAELSYGWVGERVAVTDLGRVRENIRIGKDDTGWGPNNTFRFPRRGGTGAIWTRVADRIGADRIRLQTPVSAVRAARKELVLGSGARESFDAILNTSPLDRFAPMVEDLSPEVREAASGLRHSGAHIVGVGLRGKPRAELAPKCWMYFPEDDCPFYRVTVFSNYSPENVPDIGKYWSLMAETSESPRKPVRPDSVVEETVRGLLATGLIESRGQIESLWTRHAPYGYPTPSLGRDAILDRVHPALEALGISSRGRFGAWKYEASNQDHSFMQGVEWVDRLSSGAPELTFPHPAKANAGVGR
- a CDS encoding tetratricopeptide repeat protein, which produces MKASRQKAQPAEASPSFPPWLPPALTAFVVLLCFAPALKAGFVAWDDGKNFLENAAYRGLGWAQLRWMFTTFHLGHYQPLSWVTLGADYLLWGMNASGYHATNILLHAANAVAFYFLSLRLLRLGDGRRGAAELRAGAAFAALLFGVHPLRVESVAWVTERRDVLSGLFFLLTLHGYLKANDPGRAAGARARWFLASLTCYALSLLSKAAGVTLPLLLLLLDMFPLRRLDGSPLQWLRPEKRGILIEKIPFFLMAAVAGSLAAAAQHQTGAMDSLAQYGVVPRAIQAAWGLCFYLYKTLLPLHLNPLYRFPAHPEAFTWKAAASAGAVAALSGAAFAVRRKWPAVPAAWLFYVLVLLPVLGIAQSGPQYTADRYSYLSCLSWALLAGGLLARGLETASPPLKKSLLAAALFCIAALSGLSWRQTGVWLDSDRLWSRVLALDPDGKLAHYSYGTYLQKQGRLEEAVRELNEVLRIDPNHAQALNSLSVAFGDKGRFDEAVAYMRKALLEKPDDAKFHHNLASLFHRMGRFQEAVEEYGTAVRLSPDLAESHNNMAVVLEAQGRFDEAIGHFFLAIRANPGYSAAIFNLGNLLYKRGRLPDAIAQYERLAQIAPDFPQGHANLGIALANAGRLDEALAETEKAVRLDPNLVEAQANLGAALFQRGRFIEAAEHFRKVVELRPGSGPACNNLGAALLRAGKTAEAAETFRCALRATPPVPEARANLDRALDLLKKSR